A stretch of Perognathus longimembris pacificus isolate PPM17 chromosome 1, ASM2315922v1, whole genome shotgun sequence DNA encodes these proteins:
- the Arf3 gene encoding ADP-ribosylation factor 3, with protein sequence MGNIFGNLLKSLIGKKEMRILMVGLDAAGKTTILYKLKLGEIVTTIPTIGFNVETVEYKNISFTVWDVGGQDKIRPLWRHYFQNTQGLIFVVDSNDRERVNEAREELMRMLAEDELRDAVLLVFANKQDLPNAMNAAEITDKLGLHSLRHRNWYIQATCATSGDGLYEGLDWLANQLKNKK encoded by the exons ATGGGCAATATCTTTGGAAATCTTCTGAAGAGCCTGATTGGGAAGAAGGAGATGCGCATCCTGATGGTGGGCTTGGATGCTGCAGGAAAGACCACCATCCTGTACAAACTGAAACTGGGGGAGATTGTCACCACCATCCCTACCATTG GGTTTAATGTGGAGACAGTGGAGTATAAGAATATCAGCTTCACTGTTTGGGATGTAGGTGGCCAGGACAAGATTCGACCCCTCTGGAGACACTACTTCCAGAACACCCAAG GCTTGATATTTGTGGTTGATAGCAATGATCGGGAACGAGTAAATGAGGCTCGGGAAGAGCTGATGAGGATGCTGGCAGAGGATGAGCTCCGGGATGCTGTGCTCCTCGTCTTTGCAAACAAACAG GACCTGCCGAATGCTATGAATGCTGCTGAGATCACAGACAAACTTGGCCTGCATTCCCTGCGTCACCGCAACTGGTACATTCAGGCGACCTGTGCCACCAGCGGGGATGGGCTGTATGAAGGCCTGGACTGGCTGGCCAATCAgctcaaaaacaagaagtga
- the Fkbp11 gene encoding peptidyl-prolyl cis-trans isomerase FKBP11 — MALRPSLLTLRGLLLLQLLLLGGAKAELGTESPVRTLQVETLVEPPEPCVEPAAFGDTLHIHYTGSLVDGRIIDTSLSRDPLIIELGQKQVIPGLEQSLLDMCVGEKRRAVIPASLAYGKRGYPPSVPADAVVQYDVELVALIRANYWQKLVKGVLPMVGMAMVPALLGLIGYHLYQKASKPKVSKKKLKEEKRNKSKKK; from the exons ATGGCTCTGCGACCCTCTCTCCTGACTCTCCGTgggctgctgctcctgcagctgctgcttcTTGGTGGAGCGAAGGCCGAGCTCGGAACCGAGAGTCCGGTCCGGACCCTCCAAGTGGAGACCCTG GTGGAGCCCCCCGAACCGTGCGTGGAACCCGCAGCTTTTGGAGACACGCTCCACATACACTACACG GGCAGCTTGGTAGATGGACGCATTATTGACACCTCTCTGTCCAGGGACCCTCTGATTATAGAACTTGGCCAGAAGCAGGTGATTCCAG GTCTGGAGCAGAGCCTTCTAGACATGTGTGTGGG AGAGAAGCGAAGAGCAGTCATCCCTGCTAGCTTGGCTTATGGAAAACGAGGATATCCACCATCTGTCCCAG CGGATGCAGTGGTGCAGTATGATGTGGAGCTGGTTGCACTGATCCGAGCCAACTACTGGCAAAAGCTGGTGAAGGGTGTTTTGCCTATGGTAGGCATGGCTATGGTGCCAGCCCTCCTGGGCCTCATTGGTTATCACTTGTACCAAAAGGCCAGTAAACCCAAAGTctccaaaaagaagctcaaagaagaGAAACGAAAcaagagtaaaaagaaataa
- the Ccdc65 gene encoding dynein regulatory complex subunit 2, with translation MPKKGKKAKVPLSDEEQLILFQQKLLAEEELAKKKERLLSQFLKDKLAKEEHNSALNLNKINTHWRTVLREVKTKELHKDIEILSQTFERVVDCKDSVIKSLAKDLSEAEEQYAHALRSHLHNIDQLLALQRQRLNLLEENYNMELEALTKEFETERKTIIDQHDKEIHYLQDVFMAMEQNYIDAEYESKLEFQSMRDDLKNKNLEEKHFLRLQLENIVEDLWRRFQEALKNYTDATEDRKIAFEALKVKDEKSSKEIEEQMKKIQKLQEAISISRGKIAVHTRESEEKNQVVRNDKELILMQLRKLKAQRTQARELSQENLVKLALESNATLKALKSVVDKGEKILKLGEICRKFESEEEKILPFYASSLTPRDMEDMEFQFLEELPQEEELAKVIEDYAGMENFWKRYNKVKLELLSLQHRRDQLLDISEKLRDMLKQYLDGITVSDEVLSQINPLFIVNNRSNLPQPKSTSVIHTSNKVPPPSHNVIEAAHMISHTL, from the exons GACAAGCTGGCCAAGGAGGAGCACAACAGTGCTCTGAATCTTAATAAGATAAACACACATTGGAGGACTGTCCTTCGGGAAGTCAAGACCAAAGAGCTTCATAAGGACATTGAGATCCTCAGCCAAACATTTGAACGAGTGGTGGACTGCAAAGACAGTGTCATCAAG TCTTTAGCTAAGGACCTGTCAGAAGCTGAGGAGCAGTATGCCCATGCCCTACGCAGCCATTTGCACAACATTGACCAGCTCTTAGCCCTGCAGAGGCAGCGGCTCAACCTCCTGGAGGAGAATTACAACATGGAACTGGAGGCCCTAACCAAGGAGTTTGAGACAGAAAG GAAGACAATTATTGACCAACACGACAAAGAGATTCACTACTTACAAGATGTCTTCATGGCCATGGAACAGAACTATATAGATGCTGAGTATGAAAGCAAGCTGGAGTTCCAGAGTATGCGGGATGATCTCAAAAACAAG AACTTAGAAGAGAAACACTTTCTACGATTACAACTGGAGAACATAGTGGAAGATCTGTGGAGACGGTTCCAGGAGGCACTCAAGAACTACACGGATGCCACGGAGGATCGGAAGATTGCCTTTGAGGCCCTGAAAGTGAAGGATGAGAAAAGCTCCAAAGAGATTGaagaacagatgaaaaaaatacagaagctcCAG GAGGCCATAAGTATCTCAAGAGGCAAGATTGCAGTCCACACCCGTGAGAGTGAGGAGAAAAACCAGGTTGTCCGTAATGACAAGGAGCTGATCCTTATGCAACTGAGAAAACTTAAGGCACAAAGGACTCAGGCCCGGgaactatcccaggagaacttagtgAAACTTGCCTTGGAAAGTAATGCCACGCTCAAGGCCCTGAAAAGTGTTGTAGACAAG GGTGAAAAGATCCTTAAACTTGGTGAAATATGTAGGAAATTTGAAAGTGAGGAAGAGAAAATACTGCCTTTCTATGCCTCATCGCTGACTCCTAGGGATATGGAGGACATGGAATTCCAGTTCCTGGAAGAGCTTCCTCAAGAGGAGGAGCTGGCTAAG GTGATAGAGGACTATGCAGGGATGGAGAACTTCTGGAAAAGGTATAACAAAGTGAAGCTGGAGCTACTGAGCCTCCAACACCGACGAGACCAGCTGCTAGACATCAGCGAGAAGTTGCGGGATATGCTGAAGCAGTACCTGGATGGCATCACAGTGAGCGACGAAGTACTGAGCCAGATCAACCCCCTCTTCATAGTCAACAATCGAAGCAACTTACCCCAGCCCAAGTCCACATCTGTCATCCATACGAGTAACAAAGTACCTCCACCTTCTCACAACGTTATCGAAGCAGCCCACATGATCTCCCACACCCTGTGA